AACCGGAAGCCTCTATCACGGAGTTTCCACGTACGCCAGCTGCCCATACAACGGTCCCCGCTTTGATTTCTTCCACTTCATCTTCGCCTTTTGCCACGATGATGCCTTCGGGAGTCGCCCCCTTGATCGGTGTACCGATCTTGAATTCCACACCTTTTTTCTCAAGGTAAGATACTGCATAATCCACCAATTCCGGATCGAAGCCAGGGAGGACGGCTGGTGCTGCCTCCACACAGTACATACGGACCTTTTGGAAATCGATGTCGTATTCTTTACAAAGTTGAGGGACACGGTTAGCCAATTCGCCAAGGAATTCGATACCCGTAAATCCTGCTCCTCCAACAACGATCGTCAAGCGGTCTTCATTCTTCTCGACCTCAGTACTGTACGTGGCGAATTGCAATTGGATATGGTCACGGATTTTTCGTGCAGTGTTCACGTTAGAGATAGAGAAAGCATATTCTTTTAGCCCTTGGATTCCAAATGTTTCCGATTCTGGTCCAAGTCCAATCACTAAGTAATCATAAGAAATTTCGTCGTTTTCAAGGATGACTTTTTTGTTCTCTGTTTTCACTTCCAAAACAGAGTCCTGGATGAATTTAACTTTGCTGTTAATGACACTTTTGATTGGATAGCGCACACGATCATGATGTAGAGTTCCAGCGGATGCTTCATGCAGCCATGTTGTTTCATAGTGGTAATCATTTTTGTTAACTAATACGATTTCTGCTTCATTTTGACCTAATGCCTTCTGTAAGCGAGTAACAGTCATCAATCCACCATAACCTGCTCCCAAAACAACGATAGTTGGCTTTTTCAAAAGTATTCGTCCACCTTTACGATATTTTCTTGTGATGCTTTCCATAACTAAAATATATTGTCTATCTTATTAATTTCCATTATAAAAAGCACTCTTATACATTTGTGACGTATTTCACGTAACACTTCATAAATGTCATAAAAAATTCATAAAAATTTTACCAAATGATGTATAAGTAAATATTAGTCTTTTTCCATACCTTTTTCAAGTAACAAACCGAACTTTTTCGGGTTAAAATAAAGCCAAAAAGCGTTACTTTTCACCCAGTTCCGAACCATATTTAAACGATATGCTTAACATTGGTAAAGAGTAATTTTACCCACTTTTGAAAGAGAATAAAGAACATTCATCATAAAACCGCCTATATATAGTCAAAACTTTCTCACTTTTCTAACTTTACCCGTTTTTTAAAAGATCATCTATGTTAAAATAAGAGAATAAATTTCAGCAAACCTAGTATATCGGAGGGATAACGTTGGAAG
The DNA window shown above is from Peribacillus sp. FSL P2-0133 and carries:
- a CDS encoding NAD(P)/FAD-dependent oxidoreductase, which translates into the protein MKKPTIVVLGAGYGGLMTVTRLQKALGQNEAEIVLVNKNDYHYETTWLHEASAGTLHHDRVRYPIKSVINSKVKFIQDSVLEVKTENKKVILENDEISYDYLVIGLGPESETFGIQGLKEYAFSISNVNTARKIRDHIQLQFATYSTEVEKNEDRLTIVVGGAGFTGIEFLGELANRVPQLCKEYDIDFQKVRMYCVEAAPAVLPGFDPELVDYAVSYLEKKGVEFKIGTPIKGATPEGIIVAKGEDEVEEIKAGTVVWAAGVRGNSVIEASGFEAMRGRIKVNLDMRAPGHDDIFIVGDCALIINEEINRPYPPTAQIAMQQGEVIAKNLTKLVRNESDLETFTFENKGTVCSLGEDNAIGVVFGKKVTGKTASFMKKMVDNRALLLIGGASLVAKKGKFNVL